A window of Metabacillus sp. B2-18 contains these coding sequences:
- a CDS encoding Ppx/GppA family phosphatase produces MRLVIYLREKSGRLKEIENVKVVARLRNYLSDEGVLMDEGMSILINTLLSFKEVTNHHKLDEVKCVATATIRQAKNQQTVLEKVKAETDFVIRILSEYEEAYFGYLAVVNTTPFDHGITIDIGGGSTELTYFANRKLISYHSFPFGALSLKKQFIKGDVPTPDELKKLRAFIYEQFQTLDWVNNRKLPIIGIGGSARNMVQIHQERIGYPIAGVHQYLMNNEDINEINQYLQSLTFSELQRVEGLSKDRADIIIPAVEVFSCLVEVVNTNKFALSKKGLRDGVFFEELTKEFGISIFPNVIEESFYELATDYSINLNHVFHVTTNALMITTLLGKAELASFNKEDELLLKRGAFVYDLGSYIDSESSSQHTFYLLANRTIDGLLHRDRIIIALIASYTSKTNFKRYVSSYSDWFTKDELAKYRMLGAILKFAYSLNATKRNIIRSLDLKLEQGKLVFDVTCNRDWKPEQYQVEKQKKHLEKVLKRSISIHFVEE; encoded by the coding sequence ATGAGACTTGTTATTTACTTACGGGAGAAAAGCGGAAGATTAAAAGAAATTGAAAATGTAAAGGTAGTGGCACGTCTTAGAAACTATTTATCAGATGAGGGAGTGTTAATGGACGAAGGAATGTCAATTTTAATTAACACGCTTCTTAGTTTTAAGGAGGTAACAAATCATCATAAATTAGATGAGGTAAAATGTGTGGCCACCGCTACAATCCGCCAAGCCAAAAATCAGCAAACAGTTCTTGAAAAAGTAAAAGCTGAGACTGACTTTGTGATTAGAATCTTATCAGAGTATGAAGAAGCCTATTTTGGTTATTTAGCTGTAGTTAATACAACACCTTTTGATCATGGTATTACAATTGATATTGGTGGAGGAAGTACAGAGCTTACGTACTTTGCCAATCGAAAATTAATAAGTTATCACAGTTTTCCTTTTGGAGCGCTATCTTTAAAAAAACAATTTATAAAAGGTGACGTTCCAACTCCGGATGAATTAAAAAAGTTAAGAGCGTTTATATATGAACAGTTTCAAACACTTGATTGGGTAAATAACAGAAAGCTTCCAATTATCGGTATTGGAGGAAGCGCGAGAAATATGGTTCAAATACACCAAGAACGTATCGGATACCCAATTGCAGGTGTTCATCAATATTTAATGAATAATGAGGACATTAATGAAATCAACCAATATCTTCAGTCATTAACGTTTTCAGAGTTACAACGAGTCGAAGGGCTCTCTAAAGACCGAGCAGATATTATCATTCCTGCTGTTGAGGTGTTTTCTTGTTTAGTGGAGGTTGTAAACACAAATAAGTTTGCATTAAGTAAAAAAGGTTTGCGAGATGGTGTTTTCTTTGAGGAACTTACAAAGGAATTTGGAATAAGTATTTTCCCTAATGTTATTGAAGAGAGTTTTTATGAATTGGCAACAGATTACAGCATTAACTTAAACCATGTTTTTCATGTAACTACAAATGCATTAATGATAACTACTCTTCTTGGTAAAGCTGAATTAGCTTCATTTAATAAAGAAGATGAGCTATTACTTAAAAGAGGTGCATTTGTTTATGACCTTGGTTCATATATTGACTCGGAATCAAGCAGTCAACATACTTTCTACCTTCTAGCTAATAGAACAATTGATGGATTGCTTCACCGAGATCGGATTATTATCGCATTGATTGCTTCTTATACAAGTAAAACAAATTTCAAAAGATATGTTTCTTCATATAGTGATTGGTTCACAAAAGATGAGTTAGCAAAGTATAGAATGTTAGGAGCTATACTAAAATTTGCATATAGTTTAAATGCGACGAAAAGAAATATTATTAGATCCCTTGATTTGAAGCTTGAGCAGGG